The following proteins are co-located in the Cardiocondyla obscurior isolate alpha-2009 linkage group LG12, Cobs3.1, whole genome shotgun sequence genome:
- the Jwa gene encoding PRA1 family protein 3 has product MDKTKLLSNDLELPPLRSLNDFLLESARFQLPNLKDLEKWGNRVVNNLLYYQTNYLFTSVIIFLIVGLLHPVKMLVGMLAMMAILGTFAYVSMEGSTIHHFKRQYPVVGVLFIIIAGCFLTYTLGSLLVFFLGILLPFCVTFVHASLRLRNIKNRIANKIEGIGFKRTPMGVFLKHLEDVTGMTLRAQTSLIQPPH; this is encoded by the exons ATGGACAAGACGAAACTGTTAAGCAATGATCTGGAGCTGCCACCGCTACGCAGCCTCAACGACTTCCTGCTGGAGTCAGCCCGGTTCCAGCTGCCGAATCTTAAGGACCTGGAGAAGTGGGGCAACCGTGTAGTCAATAATCTCCTTTACTACCAGACTAACTACTTGTTTACGTCTGTCATCATTTTCCTCATTGTTGG ATTGCTCCATCCTGTGAAAATGCTAGTTGGAATGCTGGCAATGATGGCAATCTTGGGTACATTTGCCTATGTATCCATGGAGGGAAGCACAATACATCACTTCAAAAGGCAGTATCCTGTGGTTGGGGTactgtttataataattgctgGATGTTTCTTAACATATACCTTAGGATCTCTTCTAGTGTTCTTTTTGGGCATCCTATTACCTTTCTGTG TGACATTTGTTCACGCGTCGCTGCGACTGAGGAATATCAAAAACAGGATTGCCAATAAAATTGAGGGCATTGGTTTTAAACGCACGCCCATGGGTGTGTTTCTAAAACATCTCG AAGATGTGACTGGTATGACTTTGCGTGCACAGACATCACTCATACAACCGCCTCACTAA
- the LOC139107257 gene encoding UBX domain-containing protein 7, which yields MDRELIEKFIEVTGESEATAQQYLTLADGNVEMAISLMFEGARPPETENMNPPDSEPSVRAPILPMRDILVPSDPMCSLPQLSNNVFDRFRDFAVETQRQEEEMTRRVTGAKHMSQKKSKRLEDLFRPPCNILFLGTFMEARDHAKTLNRWLLVNVQNPQEFSCQVLNRDVWSNEHIQEIVKDHFILWQVLSNTSDGKRFIDFYNVMVYPYLAIVDPRTGECMKTYNNITVDSLISELNDVLSTYPSPESSQVSSNSKEWNDFPVTPPKRNILAEQIKNECGPSSKTSRLLSETVIDSGTENENVTSDTITSSSVPSSSNIALNKKRKLSENVIKQQQDEKLKSSTSKSETGDEPFLRLCLRLPKGAKETISMCATDTIEDFLIKMEEMGFSPTEHTFLVPFPKTNVGALSANTRLLDTILFPTNTVFITKI from the exons ATGGACCGCGAACTGATCGAGAAGTTCATCGAGGTGACGG GTGAGAGCGAGGCGACGGCTCAGCAGTACCTGACGTTGGCCGACGGAAACGTAGAGATGGCGATCAGCTTGATGTTTGAAGGTGCCAGACCGCCGGAGACTGAGAACATGAATCCTCCCGACTCCGAACCGTCTGTGAGGGCTCCCATACTACCCATGCGTGACATATTGGTGCCCTCAGATCCAATGTGTTCATTGCCACAATTGTCGAATAATGTATTTGACAGGTTCAGGGATTTTGCAGTGGAAACTC AGAGACAAGAGGAGGAGATGACTCGCCGAGTAACTGGTGCAAAGCATATGTCCCAAAAAAAATCCAAACGATTGGAAGATCTCTTCCGACCGCCGTGCAATATTCTTTTCTTAGGTACCTTCATGGAGGCTAGGGACCATGCAAAGACTTTAAATCGTTGGCTGCTTGTTAATGTTCAGAATCCACAGGAGTTTAGCTGTCAAGTCCTCAATAGGGATGTATGGTCCAATGAGCATATCCAAGAAATTGTGAAGGATCACTTTATCTTGTGGCAA GTTTTATCTAATACTTCGGATGGAAAACGTTTCATAGATTTTTACAATGTGATGGTGTACCCTTATTTGGCGATTGTAGATCCTAGAACAGGAGAATGTATGAAAACTTATAACAACATTACTGTGGATAGTCTAATATCTGAATTAAATGATGTATTAAGCACATATCCATCTCCTGAAAGTTCGCAAGTTTCATCAAATTCCAAGGAGTGGAATGATTTTCCAGTGACACCTCCAAAGCGAAATATTCTAGctgagcaaataaaaaat gAATGTGGACCTAGTAGCAAAACATCTAGACTTTTATCAGAGACAGTCATAGATTCCG GCACAGAAAATGAGAATGTAACATCCGATACTATTACAAGTTCGAGTGTTCCAAGTAGCAGCAATATTGctctcaataaaaaaagaaagttgaGTGAAAATGTGATCAAGCAGCAACaggatgaaaaattaaaatcaagtaCGAGTAAATCTGAAACAG gcgACGAACCTTTCCTACGACTGTGCTTGCGATTGCCTAAAGGTGCAAAAGAAACGATATCAATGTGTGCAACAGACACTATAGAG gattttttgattaaaatgGAAGAGATGGGTTTTTCACCAACAGAGCATACGTTTTTGGTACCATTTCCAAAAACAAACGTTGGTGCACTGTCTGCAAATACTCGTTTGCTAGACACAATCTTATTTCCAACAAACACAGTATTCATAACGAAAAtatag